The genomic region TGGATCGCGGTGCGCGATCAGGTGGCGCGCGAGCCCGGCGAGAACAACGACCATTGGGTCGAGCAGACTGCCGTCTTGTACCCGTCGGCCGAGAAGGCGCGGCAGTTCTTCGACGAATCGACCTCGGCATGGGAGGGCTGCGCTGATTCGACTGTGGAGGTGGACGATTCGGATTCGTCCTTCTTGTGGGACCTGAGCGGGGTGACCGTCGAGGACACGATGATCACCCAGCTGACGACTCAGCAGGACGCCGAGGGCTGGGCCTGCCAGCACGCGCTGTCGGTGGTGTCGAACGTGACCGTCGAGGCGTGGGCGTGCGGCTTCGCCATCGGCGAGGAGGCGGCCATCATCGCCACCGACATGGTGGCCAACGCGGCCGGCTAGCCGCTCAGACACGGCGCGTTTCGTACATCCGCACCGCGACGACAATTCCCGAGACGACGCTGATGCCCGCGGCCACCCACACCGCCGCCCGCGGCCCCCACAGGTCGGCGGTGATGCCTCCGACGACTGCGCCG from Mycobacterium sp. IDR2000157661 harbors:
- a CDS encoding sensor domain-containing protein; amino-acid sequence: MSTVSGTAVSGRGGGVLDVPPLDESELDDVLLSIGELNGIMGSTTMTVTSDLEEMTDHSDQVSDPECLGAIYGAEDPVYAGSGWIAVRDQVAREPGENNDHWVEQTAVLYPSAEKARQFFDESTSAWEGCADSTVEVDDSDSSFLWDLSGVTVEDTMITQLTTQQDAEGWACQHALSVVSNVTVEAWACGFAIGEEAAIIATDMVANAAG